GTCGGAGCAGAACCTGCGCGTCCTGCTGCCCGCGACGGCCCAGGTGGTCGCCGTCTATTGCGGCATCTCGCAGCGTGCGGCCGCCATGGACGAATGCGCGCTGCGCGCCACCTGCGGCAAGGGCGTCTGGCCCGCCCTGAGGGATGAGCAATACAGCAGCAGCCGTATCCTGACAGTGAGCATGCTCAACAAGACGGTCCTGGGCCGCGACCACACCGTCGGCCATTTCTGGGTCGTGTGGAAGGACGGGGCCCCCCCGGCGTCCGCCAAGCCACCCCCGGCCGCCCCACGGGTGGGCCCAAACCCGACCTGACATATAGGCGGACATCACCGCGTTCAGGCTTGCCACAACCGCGCAAACCGGCGGAGGGATGATCATGCCTGCACGATGGGTTCATGCCACCGGCCTGGCGCTTGTCCTGGCGATCACCCCGCCGGCCTCAGCCCAGACCGCACCGGACACGCAAATGGCCGACGCCGGCCGCTGGTCGGTGTGGGGCAGCAGCCCCACCTTCATGGCCGACGACCAGATGCCCGGCGGCACCGTAGTATCCGTGGCGGCATACGGTCCCGACGGCGTGGACTGGTCAAACGGCGCGGGGATGATGGTGCCCCACGCGCTGAAGGCGGGTGACCGGATCAGCGGCGTCTTCTGGGCGCGATCGGCACGGCCGGCGCGGGTGCTGGCCACCCTTCAGGGCCAGGCGCCCGGCTACGCCGTCCTGGCCCTGGCGCCCATCGACCTGACGCCGACATGGACACGCTACACCATCAGCGGCGTGGCGTCCTCGGATCTGGCCGCCGGCACGCAGTTCCTGACCCTGCAACTGGGCAAGGCGGCGGCCGGCGCCACCTTGGGACCGGTGCTGTTCATGGCCGGCGAGCCCGATGACACCCGTATCCAGGCGACCTTCGCCCACTTCCAGCCGGTGGAGGTGGTGCGGGATGTACGCATCCCCTCCGACCCCGGAGTGACCTTGGCGGGACGGCTGCGTCTGCCGGGCCGGCATGGACCGGGGCCGTTCCCCGTGGTCATCCTGCTGAACGGCAGCGGGCCGGGCCGGCGGGGCGTCTTTCCCCGCATCGAGGACCGGCTGCTGGCCGACGGCATCGCCACCCTGGACTACGACAAGCGTGGAGTGGGCGAATCCACCGGCGATTTCGTCGATACTTTGGAATTGATGGAACGGGACGCCACGGCGGCCGTGGCCTATCTGCGCGCCCGGCCCGACGTGGACGGGGCCCGCATCGGTTTCCTGGGCCTGAGCCAGGGCGGCGTGGTCGGCCCGGGCGCCGCCGCGAACGATCCGCGCATCGCCGCCATCGTCATGCTGGCCGGCCCGGTGGGGGCCAAGGGCACGATGTTCCTGGACGCCATGGCGAACACGCTCGCCGCCGGCGGCATGGCCGCCGACAGGATCGCCCCCATCATCGCCGCCGCCCGTACCCTGATGGAGGCCCGCGCCGCCGGCGCGTCACCGACAACGGCCGCCCGGCAGGCGCTGCTGGACGCCTTCATCGCCGCGGGCTGGACGCCGGAGCAAGCAGGCGGCGCGCTGGCCACGCTGGACACGCCTGTGACCTTGTCGATGTACCTGGCGCCCTTGGATGATGTCCTGGCCAAGGTGCGCGCCCCCGTGCTGGCCGTCTACGCCGGGGACGACCATATCGTCTCAACCCCGAAAAGCATGGCCGCCGCCGAGGTCGCCCTGCGCGGCAATCCCGACGCCACGGTGGTGGAACTGCCAGGCCTTGATCACGTCTTTCATGAACCCGGCCTGGGAGACATCAGCCGGTTGCCGGTGGTGCCGCCGGCGGCGGCGGCACCCGAGATGGTGGATCTGGTCGGACGCTGGCTGGATGCCCGCCTGCGGCCAGCGCCACCGGTGGACTGAAACCTTACCTCGGCACTTCGCCGCCGGACGCGGTCACACCATCCTGCGGTTCGGCGGCAGCGGGCTTGGACGGCTTCCTCTTCGGCGCCGGCTTTTCCACCTTGCCGTCGTCATCGGTGGGCGACAGGAAGAACAGGTTGCGCAGGAAGCCGGGGGCCAGCACGGCCAGCGGGTTGACCGACACGTCCAAATCGTCCAGCGGCCCCTTCACCTTGTAGGTCGCCGACAGCAGGCCCTGGCCCTCACCGCCCGTCAGCAGGTCGCCCACCAGGGGAATGGCGCCCAGCAGCTTGTTGAAGGTGGAGAAGGGCACGAT
The DNA window shown above is from Azospirillaceae bacterium and carries:
- a CDS encoding alpha/beta hydrolase, coding for MPARWVHATGLALVLAITPPASAQTAPDTQMADAGRWSVWGSSPTFMADDQMPGGTVVSVAAYGPDGVDWSNGAGMMVPHALKAGDRISGVFWARSARPARVLATLQGQAPGYAVLALAPIDLTPTWTRYTISGVASSDLAAGTQFLTLQLGKAAAGATLGPVLFMAGEPDDTRIQATFAHFQPVEVVRDVRIPSDPGVTLAGRLRLPGRHGPGPFPVVILLNGSGPGRRGVFPRIEDRLLADGIATLDYDKRGVGESTGDFVDTLELMERDATAAVAYLRARPDVDGARIGFLGLSQGGVVGPGAAANDPRIAAIVMLAGPVGAKGTMFLDAMANTLAAGGMAADRIAPIIAAARTLMEARAAGASPTTAARQALLDAFIAAGWTPEQAGGALATLDTPVTLSMYLAPLDDVLAKVRAPVLAVYAGDDHIVSTPKSMAAAEVALRGNPDATVVELPGLDHVFHEPGLGDISRLPVVPPAAAAPEMVDLVGRWLDARLRPAPPVD